In Neorhizobium sp. NCHU2750, a single genomic region encodes these proteins:
- the aat gene encoding leucyl/phenylalanyl-tRNA--protein transferase yields MAGRRGRYYPAITPDVLLRAYSIGLFPMAESADDPEIFWVEPEMRGIIPLDTFHVSKSLSKTIRRAPFEIRFDSAFDRVIGMCAESAPDRPSTWINATIRQLYGELHCMGHAHSVEAWEGDELVGGLYGVSLGAAFFGESMFSRRTDASKICLAHLVQRLNDNGFRLLDTQFTTDHLKTFGAIDVPKDDYLVLLRAAVDSPHMPF; encoded by the coding sequence ATGGCAGGGCGGCGCGGCAGGTATTACCCGGCAATCACCCCGGACGTTCTGTTGCGAGCCTATTCGATAGGCCTGTTCCCGATGGCCGAGTCGGCCGACGATCCCGAGATATTCTGGGTCGAGCCGGAAATGCGGGGCATCATCCCGCTCGACACGTTCCACGTCTCCAAGAGCCTTTCAAAGACCATCCGCAGAGCACCGTTCGAGATCCGCTTCGACAGCGCCTTCGATCGGGTGATCGGCATGTGTGCCGAATCTGCGCCGGACCGGCCGAGTACCTGGATCAACGCCACCATAAGGCAGCTCTATGGCGAGCTTCACTGCATGGGCCATGCCCACAGCGTCGAGGCCTGGGAGGGAGATGAACTGGTCGGCGGGCTCTACGGTGTCTCACTCGGGGCCGCCTTCTTCGGCGAGAGCATGTTTTCAAGGCGGACGGATGCCTCGAAGATCTGCCTCGCCCATCTCGTGCAACGGCTCAACGACAATGGTTTCCGGCTGCTCGACACGCAGTTCACCACGGATCACCTGAAGACCTTCGGCGCGATCGACGTGCCCAAGGACGATTATCTCGTGCTTTTGCGGGCCGCGGTCGATTCGCCGCATATGCCTTTCTGA
- the accC gene encoding acetyl-CoA carboxylase biotin carboxylase subunit codes for MISKILIANRGEIALRVLRAAKELGIATVAVHSTADADAMHVRLADESVCIGPPPSRESYLNIHQIVAACEITGADAVHPGYGFLSENAKFAEILEAHGITFIGPTAEHIRLMGDKITAKQTAVELGIPVVPGSEGEVTPENALEIARGIGFPVLIKATAGGGGRGMKVAKTEADLDEAFNTARTEALAAFGNGAVYMEKYLGKPRHIEIQVVGDGAGNAIHLGERDCSLQRRHQKVWEEANSPALTVEQRMNIGQICADAMKKMKYRGAGTIEFLYENGEFYFIEMNTRLQVEHPITEAITGIDLVHEQIRVASGDGLSVTQDEIQFQGHAIECRINAEDPRTFVPSPGTITYFHAPGGLGVRVDSGAYAGYKIPPYYDSLIGKLIVHGRSREECMMRLRRVLDEFVVDGIKTTLPLFQDLVENPDIQKGDYDIHWLENYLAGGKEH; via the coding sequence ATGATTTCCAAGATCCTCATAGCCAATCGCGGCGAGATCGCGTTGCGCGTGCTGAGAGCAGCTAAGGAACTCGGCATCGCAACCGTTGCCGTCCACTCCACGGCCGATGCCGACGCCATGCATGTCCGCCTTGCGGACGAGAGCGTGTGCATCGGTCCTCCGCCGTCGCGCGAGAGCTATCTCAACATCCACCAGATCGTCGCCGCCTGCGAGATCACCGGCGCCGATGCCGTGCATCCGGGCTACGGCTTCCTGTCGGAAAATGCCAAGTTCGCGGAAATCCTCGAAGCGCACGGCATTACCTTCATCGGCCCGACCGCCGAGCACATCCGCCTGATGGGTGACAAGATCACCGCCAAGCAGACGGCCGTCGAACTCGGCATTCCGGTCGTTCCGGGCTCCGAAGGCGAAGTGACGCCCGAAAATGCGCTGGAGATTGCCAGGGGGATCGGCTTTCCGGTTCTCATCAAGGCAACGGCCGGCGGCGGTGGACGCGGCATGAAGGTGGCCAAGACCGAGGCCGATCTGGACGAAGCCTTCAACACGGCCCGCACCGAAGCGCTTGCCGCTTTCGGCAATGGCGCGGTCTACATGGAAAAGTACCTCGGCAAGCCGCGCCATATCGAGATCCAGGTGGTCGGTGATGGTGCAGGCAATGCTATCCATCTCGGTGAACGCGACTGCTCGCTGCAGCGCCGCCACCAGAAGGTCTGGGAAGAGGCCAATTCCCCTGCTCTCACTGTCGAGCAGCGCATGAATATCGGCCAGATCTGTGCCGACGCGATGAAGAAGATGAAATATCGCGGCGCCGGCACGATCGAGTTCCTCTACGAAAACGGCGAGTTCTATTTCATCGAAATGAACACCCGTCTTCAGGTCGAGCATCCGATCACCGAAGCGATCACCGGCATCGACCTCGTTCACGAGCAGATCCGCGTCGCCTCCGGCGACGGGCTGTCGGTCACGCAGGACGAGATCCAGTTCCAGGGTCACGCGATCGAGTGCCGCATCAATGCGGAAGATCCGCGCACCTTCGTTCCGTCTCCGGGCACGATCACCTATTTCCACGCGCCCGGCGGTCTCGGCGTGCGCGTCGATTCGGGCGCCTATGCCGGCTACAAGATCCCGCCTTACTATGACAGCCTGATCGGCAAGCTGATCGTGCATGGGCGCTCGCGCGAGGAATGCATGATGCGCCTGCGCCGCGTGCTCGACGAGTTCGTCGTCGACGGCATCAAGACGACGCTGCCGCTGTTCCAGGACCTGGTCGAGAACCCGGACATCCAGAAGGGCGACTACGACATCCACTGGCTGGAAAATTATCTGGCCGGAGGCAAGGAACACTGA